One window of Metopolophium dirhodum isolate CAU chromosome 3, ASM1992520v1, whole genome shotgun sequence genomic DNA carries:
- the LOC132941834 gene encoding trimethylguanosine synthase-like, translating to MAEKCDRVKVAVDPFCGAGGNIIQLARMFDKVIAVDIDVDKIVMAKQNAAIYGVLEKIDFVVGDFFKLENQIKGDVIVTSPPWGGPEYNKMDVIENVFMERYLKSTLLYVRSNNNNGVSDVAPKPVDILTSICITHSTRMSGIV from the exons ATGGCAGAAAAGTGTGACCGGGTGAAAGTGGCTGTGGACCCGTTTTGCGGCGCCGGCGGAAATATAATCCAGCTTGCCCGAATGTTCGACAAag TCATTGCTGTAGATATTGACGTAGACAAGATAGTGATGGCCAAGCAAAATGCCGCGATTTATGGCGTACTTGAGAAGATTGATTTCGTTGTTGGAGACTTTTTCAAACTGGAAAATCAGATAAAGGGTGACGTTATAGTCACATCGCCACCATGGGGCGGTCCAGAATACAACAAAATGGATGTTAtcgaaaatgtgtttatggaaAGGTACCTCAAatcgacgttgctgtatgtccggtccaataat aacaatggcgtatcagacgtcgctcccaaaccggtcgacatcctgacatccatctgcataact cattccacaagaatgagcggtatagtttga